A part of Fusarium oxysporum Fo47 chromosome III, complete sequence genomic DNA contains:
- a CDS encoding P-loop containing nucleoside triphosphate hydrolase protein produces the protein IVRQAKFGWKADSNVINSCNFEIQDGPLTVIMGPVGCGKSTLLYGLLNAVRYNSGQVWLKHRNVSLCEQTPWLVSRSIRHNITCGTALDQHWYDEILDACALVQDLEHLSGRDMHEVGNEGSSLSGGQRQRIECAPQLTS, from the coding sequence ATAGTCAGGCAAGCGAAATTTGGATGGAAAGCTGACAGCAATGTCATCAATTCGTGCAACTTTGAGATCCAGGACGGTCCCTTGACAGTCATAATGGGTCCTGTCGGTTGCGGCAAGAGCACATTGCTATATGGTCTACTCAACGCCGTTCGTTATAATAGTGGTCAAGTTTGGTTAAAGCACCGTAATGTATCACTTTGCGAACAGACGCCATGGCTAGTCAGTAGATCTATTCGTCACAACATCACTTGTGGCACAGCCTTGGACCAGCATTGGTATGACGAAATTCTCGACGCATGTGCTTTGGTGCAGGATCTTGAGCATCTCTCGGGCAGAGACATGCACGAGGTTGGCAATGAGGGTAGCAGTCTCAGTGGAGGACAGAGACAGCGTATAGAATGTGCCCCCCAACTGACTAGT
- a CDS encoding CHAT domain-containing protein, with product MAVQMFEKWRLPDMLSDAKLALATAMTSETPGPSHEAAIQILKESLRLDEKRNDVQRQLKKLETIVSLVGCLARADQGDRHKELQSYWMGESERIGERELGPYSAPLEFILHVSQALKSLGQNQDGQESNIAYAEALRYLEIGESISERLRRDLCLLSGLESLRKNQLLVASATHDDIFNHALALTFAPGDAEKMWRRTQRAKARALSDLISTSMELERVRSMMKEHPRLGRLLASRAGKTDLQDLQWLFGNGKDWDISPGSKVVLVDWVIIGDKIVMVTLDARLEPQMSVLDMALTHVRVWKQRYLSSHTSLVSSERLLEEGTLDKLNGLVSRLSQCTHEGDLLVFCPTRTLHAIPLHALKIEGVPVIWRNPVVYTASVSLLRQCCERANSKLHERAGGLRTAFFSAYEDHTKDKIKITQREEAYKCIRKLASDFGSEPRLGCNANRENLTTVVKDVDILHFHGHTATHPNIIYQSLVLSDGKTSETSSGVQEFHHTQSSSSPYRPTLGPHKDAFTVRDAFSLNLNLSLASIVACSSGVQNYGTGDEPQGLLSALQYAGCATAIGTLWPVRSEDGRAFTLYFFQAVRRQGDTIASPWNLALSFQKAVRRLQGRKKAGLRLDHPYYWAAFVIHEVRYEDNITVMLTKWLASIRLKWGEVSTAGEPTFIPATNLAFSLEHGG from the exons ATGGCAGTGCAAATGTTTGAGAAATGGCGGCTACCGGACATGCTATCTGATGCGAAGTTGGCACTCGCAACGGCTATGACGTCGGAAACGCCTGGACCTAGTCATGAGGCGGCCATCCAGATACTGAAGGAGTCACTACGACTTGATGAGAAGCGCAATGATGTGCAACGCCAACTCAAGAAACTCGAAACCATCGTCAGTCTAGTGGGATGCTTAGCCAGAGCGGATCAGGGTGACCGCCACAAGGAACTCCAAAGCTATTGGATGGGGGAATCGGAGCGAATCGGAGAAAG AGAATTGGGACCTTACAGCGCTCCCCTGGAGTTTATTCTTCATGTCTCACAAGCGCTTAAGTCTCTCGGCCAGAATCAAGACGGACAAGAAAGCAATATTGCCTATGCTGAGGCTTTGCGGTACCTTGAGATCGGGGAGTCCATCTCGGAACGATTGCGACGGGACCTTTGTTTGTTGTCGGGTTTGGAGTCATTGCGCAAAAATCAGCTGCTTGTCGCTTCTGCCACTCATGATGATATCTTTAATCATGCTCTAGCACTCACATTCGCACCAGGTGATGCCGAGAAGATGTGGCGACGGACCCAGAGAGCGAAAGCAAGGGCATTGTCCGACTTG ATTTCGACGAGTATGGAACTGGAACGTGTTCGctcgatgatgaaggaaCATCCGCGCCTCGGCCGTCTACTTGCCTCGAGAGCGGGCAAGACCGATCTGCAGGATCTCCAATGGCTTTTTGGAAATGGAAAAGATTGGGATATTTCGCCCGGCTCCAAAGTTGTATTAGTCGACTGGGTTATTATAGGTGACAAGATTGTAATGGTCACACTGGATGCGAGGCTCGAGCCGCAGATGTCAGTGCTCGACATGGCATTAACTCACGTGCGTGTGTGGAAGCAGAGATACCTGTCCTCGCACACGTCGCTGGTGTCATCGGAGAGGCTACTCGAAGAAGGAACActtgacaagctcaacgGCCTTGTTTCCAGACTTTCACAGTGTACACATGAGGGCGATCTGCTCGTCTTTTGTCCGACGAGAACCTTGCATGCCATCCCCTTGCACGCGTTGAAGATAGAAGGCGTGCCTGTGATCTGGAGGAACCCCGTGGTATATACAGCGAGCGTATCACTACTCAGGCAATGTTGTGAGAGAGCCAACTCGAAACTACACGAGAGAGCTGGGGGATTAAGAaccgccttcttctcagcttaCGAAGACCATACcaaggacaagatcaagataaCACAACGCGAGGAGGCATATAAATGCATTAGAAAGCTGGCGTCTGACTTTGGCTCGGAGCCCAGGCTTGGATGCAATGCCAACAGGGAAAACCTGACGACAGTGGTGAAGGACGTTGACATTCTTCATTTTCATGGACACACAGCGACCCATCCCAACATCATCTACCAGTCTCTCGTTCTAAGCGATGGAAAAACATCAGAGACAAGTTCCGGTGTGCAAGAGTTTCATCACACAcagtcttcatcatccccCTACCGGCCAACGTTGGGGCCACACAAGGATGCCTTCACGGTCCGCGACGCCTTTTCCCTTAACCTCAATCTGTCACTCGCTTCCATCGTCGCATGCTCCTCTGGCGTGCAGAACTATGGCACAGGGGACGAGCCGCAAGGGCTGCTCTCGGCGCTGCAATATGCGGGCTGTGCAACAGCCATAGGTACCCTATGGCCGGTTCGCAGCGAGGACGGGCGAGCATTTACCCTGTATTTCTTCCAGGCTGTGCGGCGCCAAGGGGACACCATCGCGTCGCCATGGAACCTGGCACTCTCGTTCCAGAAGGCGGTGAGACGACTCCagggaagaaagaaagcaGGCTTGCGCTTGGATCACCCTTATTATTGGGCGGCTTTTGTAATCCACG AGGTACGTTACGAGGACAATATTACAGTTATGTTAACAAAGTGGTTGGCATCTATTAGATTGAAATGGGGCGAGGTTAGTACAGCTGGCGAGCCTACCTTTATCCCTG CCACAAATCTGGCTTTCAGCTTAGAACATGGTGGTTGA